The following are encoded together in the Acetobacter vaccinii genome:
- a CDS encoding ATP12 family protein has translation MSEPTRDMLAGRQPAGRKRFWKEADVVQEAEGFAVRLDGRTVRLPAGTALSVPSRALAEALAAEWRAAGLGESGRFVPADLPLTGIAGSMLERIPQARDGVIQSLLAYANSDLLCYRDAAGSALARQQAEVWDPLLQQLEAAHGCRLTVTSGVMPICQTDDVLRRLYHVLGTSAQEELAVLGVVVPALGSLALGLLMFEAGMEAQILVHAATLDEQIQMATWGVDTEVTDRIAALQDEVGCAMRFLALYRQG, from the coding sequence GTGAGCGAACCTACGCGAGATATGCTGGCCGGGCGGCAGCCCGCCGGGCGCAAGCGCTTTTGGAAAGAGGCTGATGTCGTGCAGGAGGCCGAGGGCTTTGCTGTGCGGTTGGATGGCCGCACTGTGCGCCTGCCTGCCGGGACAGCCCTGTCTGTGCCATCCCGCGCTCTGGCGGAGGCTCTGGCGGCAGAATGGCGCGCGGCGGGCCTGGGCGAAAGCGGGCGTTTTGTGCCAGCAGACCTGCCGCTGACAGGCATTGCAGGCTCCATGCTTGAGCGTATTCCACAAGCGCGTGACGGCGTGATCCAGAGCCTGCTGGCTTACGCCAATAGCGACCTGCTGTGCTACCGTGATGCTGCGGGCAGTGCCCTCGCACGGCAGCAGGCGGAGGTATGGGACCCGTTGTTGCAGCAATTGGAGGCTGCTCATGGGTGCCGCCTGACAGTCACATCGGGTGTCATGCCTATCTGCCAGACAGATGATGTGTTGCGCCGCCTGTACCATGTGCTGGGCACCAGCGCGCAGGAGGAACTGGCGGTGCTGGGGGTTGTCGTGCCTGCTCTTGGCAGTCTGGCGCTCGGGCTGCTGATGTTTGAGGCGGGGATGGAGGCCCAGATACTGGTCCACGCTGCAACGCTGGATGAGCAGATCCAGATGGCAACCTGGGGGGTGGATACGGAGGTCACAGACCGGATCGCTGCCTTGCAGGATGAAGTTGGCTGCGCCATGCGCTTCCTTGCGCTATACAGGCAGGGCTGA
- the rplS gene encoding 50S ribosomal protein L19 codes for MNIIQQYEAAEIARLTAVRAVPEFEAGDTVRVSVQVKEGERVRLQAFEGVVIARSNKGLNSNFTVRKISNGEGVERVFPLYAPTVAEIKVVRRGKVRRAKLYYLRGRSGKSARIAERPREVVAPTAG; via the coding sequence ATGAACATCATTCAGCAGTATGAAGCTGCGGAAATCGCACGCCTGACAGCCGTGCGCGCCGTGCCGGAATTTGAAGCAGGCGACACCGTGCGCGTGTCCGTGCAGGTTAAGGAAGGTGAGCGCGTGCGTCTGCAGGCGTTTGAAGGCGTTGTGATTGCCCGTTCCAACAAGGGCCTGAACAGCAACTTCACCGTGCGCAAGATTTCCAACGGTGAAGGTGTGGAGCGCGTGTTCCCGCTGTATGCCCCCACGGTTGCCGAAATCAAGGTTGTGCGTCGTGGTAAGGTGCGCCGCGCGAAGCTGTATTACCTGCGTGGTCGTAGCGGTAAGTCCGCCCGTATCGCGGAACGCCCGCGTGAGGTCGTTGCTCCGACCGCAGGCTGA
- a CDS encoding AsmA family protein, which produces MRLKWKIGLVASAVVLAVGGGTIVSATRDAGWLRGRVVDAVQARTGRQVHIGRLNVWLLPFPWVEARDVRLAGVDGADMLVVRQVRARLSLTPLFAHRMVFRSVSVMGATLRLQRLPDGRADWDFQPEATAGSTSVAAGPGRLHWNLGLADVTLSQGELRWDDQFAHHTGAVDLPHARLTGLDGTAPDVNIQGTKNQARFELTGQTGPLLPLAQTLPLQLRLSLNAGGRSLGLAHLDGVLHPGQAEGGLSLHTGGSVGHLEDLGLFFPHAGLPAARNVSLDVTLGGVWREPQLLGLHGRAEDITLPDSPAGLALQRLGFDAAGADTPLSFKLEGQLAGQATVLSGAWGNAATVGRALLAQDTAPLPLDVTLAQGEAHVHAVGQAGAGASELDVDGALDRLTLPPNWPGLTGFTVKGHVAAAETAHLLAQSDWNARLSALTASADMQAASVVWQGLTWTGAALHGNVQGGQLTLDPVSAQADGRAQSGRFVYTASATGPQFSVEAHPVLLPLSAVQGWLGWPPDMQGVAQFVGAVSAGGATQAALWQSLVGHVGISVVDGAVRANVLKTLLGPNVPAKGTLPVRCFGAHLQFADGAAHIDQLGFESDVLHVRGHGTVTLATGALDMHLEPHVLLGGAAASSSVRLRGTWVAPALSMETAEDGRYGITIGGGAEDGGETCQPLLAAAREGEGGPAAPPLKPRKEDKVMKLLHGLGLFQ; this is translated from the coding sequence ATGCGGCTGAAGTGGAAGATCGGGCTTGTTGCCAGTGCTGTTGTGCTGGCTGTGGGGGGCGGCACCATTGTGTCCGCCACGCGTGATGCAGGCTGGCTGCGTGGGCGGGTGGTTGATGCCGTGCAGGCCCGGACAGGGCGGCAGGTGCATATTGGCCGCCTGAATGTCTGGTTGCTCCCCTTCCCGTGGGTGGAGGCGCGTGATGTCAGGCTGGCGGGTGTGGACGGCGCGGATATGCTGGTTGTCCGGCAGGTGCGCGCCAGACTGTCCCTGACACCGCTGTTTGCCCACCGCATGGTGTTCCGCTCAGTCAGTGTCATGGGGGCGACACTGAGGTTGCAGCGTCTGCCCGATGGCCGCGCGGACTGGGATTTCCAGCCCGAAGCTACCGCTGGCAGTACCTCCGTTGCCGCAGGTCCGGGTCGCCTGCATTGGAACCTTGGACTTGCCGATGTTACTCTCAGCCAAGGGGAACTGCGGTGGGATGACCAATTCGCCCATCACACCGGGGCTGTTGATCTGCCCCATGCCCGCCTGACCGGGCTGGATGGCACTGCGCCGGATGTGAATATCCAGGGGACAAAAAATCAGGCCCGGTTTGAACTGACAGGCCAGACAGGCCCGCTGTTGCCTCTGGCGCAGACACTCCCTTTGCAACTGCGGCTGTCGCTTAACGCTGGGGGGCGCAGCCTTGGGTTGGCCCATCTGGATGGTGTGCTTCATCCCGGGCAGGCGGAGGGGGGCTTAAGCCTGCATACGGGCGGCTCTGTCGGGCATCTGGAGGATCTGGGGCTGTTTTTCCCCCATGCTGGCCTGCCTGCGGCGCGGAATGTGTCGCTCGATGTCACGCTGGGCGGTGTGTGGCGTGAGCCTCAATTGCTCGGGCTGCATGGGCGGGCTGAGGATATAACCCTGCCGGACAGCCCCGCTGGGCTTGCGCTGCAAAGGCTGGGTTTTGATGCCGCCGGTGCAGATACGCCGCTGTCTTTCAAGCTGGAAGGGCAACTGGCGGGGCAGGCAACAGTGCTGTCTGGCGCATGGGGGAATGCTGCGACTGTGGGACGTGCCCTGCTGGCGCAGGATACTGCCCCCCTGCCGCTGGATGTAACGCTGGCGCAGGGCGAGGCGCATGTGCATGCTGTGGGGCAGGCCGGTGCCGGGGCATCGGAACTGGATGTTGATGGCGCGCTAGACCGCCTGACATTGCCCCCCAACTGGCCGGGGCTGACAGGGTTTACGGTCAAGGGGCATGTTGCTGCGGCGGAAACCGCGCATCTGCTGGCTCAGTCCGATTGGAATGCCCGCCTGTCGGCTCTGACAGCATCGGCCGACATGCAGGCGGCATCGGTGGTCTGGCAGGGGCTGACATGGACCGGGGCTGCTCTGCACGGCAATGTGCAGGGTGGGCAGTTAACTCTGGACCCGGTCAGCGCGCAGGCTGATGGCCGTGCGCAGAGTGGGCGTTTTGTTTATACAGCTTCGGCTACGGGGCCGCAGTTCAGTGTTGAGGCTCATCCAGTTCTGCTGCCTCTGTCCGCTGTGCAGGGGTGGCTGGGCTGGCCGCCTGACATGCAGGGTGTTGCACAGTTTGTAGGGGCTGTTTCCGCCGGTGGGGCAACACAGGCTGCTCTCTGGCAAAGTCTGGTAGGGCATGTGGGTATCTCGGTTGTTGACGGTGCGGTGCGGGCCAATGTGCTCAAAACCCTGCTGGGGCCGAATGTGCCAGCCAAAGGCACGCTGCCCGTGCGGTGTTTTGGCGCGCATCTACAGTTTGCTGACGGGGCTGCCCATATCGACCAGTTGGGTTTTGAGAGTGATGTCCTGCATGTGCGTGGGCATGGCACTGTAACGCTGGCCACGGGCGCTTTGGACATGCATTTGGAGCCACATGTGCTGCTGGGTGGGGCTGCCGCGTCATCCTCAGTGCGCCTGCGCGGCACATGGGTTGCCCCTGCTCTGAGTATGGAAACGGCGGAAGATGGCCGCTACGGTATAACGATCGGTGGTGGTGCGGAGGATGGCGGCGAGACCTGTCAGCCCCTGCTTGCCGCCGCCCGGGAGGGAGAGGGCGGGCCAGCGGCCCCGCCGCTCAAACCCCGCAAGGAGGATAAGGTGATGAAACTGCTGCACGGTCTGGGGCTGTTCCAGTGA
- the trmD gene encoding tRNA (guanosine(37)-N1)-methyltransferase TrmD: MTWQATVLTLFPDMFPGHLGQSLAGRALDNGLWSCRTEDMRLHGLGRHRAVDDTPFGGGAGMVIRPDVVDAALAASQAGADVPRIYLTPRGRPLSQRDVRRYAASPGVLLLCGRFEGVDERVLEARGLEQVSIGDYVLSGGETAALVLLDACVRLLPGVMGSEDSGVEESFSEGLLEYPHYTRPAEWDGRAVPDILLSGNHAAIAAWRQAQAEEITRERRPDLWSAWLDRREKTGL; encoded by the coding sequence ATGACATGGCAGGCAACCGTGCTGACACTCTTTCCGGACATGTTTCCGGGCCATCTGGGGCAGTCCCTTGCCGGGCGTGCACTGGATAATGGCCTGTGGTCATGCCGGACTGAAGACATGCGGTTGCACGGTCTGGGGCGGCACCGGGCGGTGGATGATACGCCGTTTGGCGGTGGTGCCGGTATGGTTATCCGTCCTGACGTGGTGGATGCGGCTCTGGCCGCCAGCCAGGCCGGGGCAGATGTGCCGCGCATCTACCTGACCCCACGCGGTCGTCCATTAAGCCAGAGGGATGTGCGGCGTTATGCTGCAAGCCCCGGTGTGCTGCTGCTGTGTGGTCGTTTTGAAGGGGTGGATGAGCGCGTGCTTGAAGCCCGCGGCCTGGAGCAGGTTTCCATCGGGGACTATGTCCTTTCCGGTGGGGAGACTGCGGCTCTGGTGTTGCTGGATGCATGCGTGCGGTTGTTGCCCGGTGTCATGGGCAGTGAAGACAGCGGCGTGGAGGAAAGTTTTTCCGAAGGGCTGCTGGAATACCCGCACTATACCCGCCCCGCAGAATGGGACGGGCGTGCGGTGCCAGATATCCTGCTATCGGGCAACCATGCGGCCATTGCGGCGTGGCGGCAGGCGCAGGCGGAAGAAATAACGCGGGAAAGACGGCCGGACCTGTGGTCTGCCTGGCTGGACCGCAGGGAAAAAACAGGGCTGTAG
- the ffh gene encoding signal recognition particle protein, with amino-acid sequence MFEALSGRLSGVFDGLAKRGALSEADVMEAMREVRLAMLDADVALPVVKDFVNKVREGAVGHEVLESISPGQAVAKIVNDALIDALGGAGAVPLNLSATPPVPVLMVGLQGSGKTTTSGKLALRLRTRERKKVLLASLDTQRPAAQLQLAQLAEQAGVVSLPIVAGQTPVEIAHRALDTGRREGYDVVILDTAGRLSIDEALMEEVRQIRDATNPAETLLVVDAMTGQDAVNTAKSFNEAVGVTGVVMSRMDGDARGGAALSMKAITGAPIKLTGSGEKLDALEEFHPERVAGRILGLGDIAGLVEKAADTLDHEEGERLANRMMAGKFDLDDYASQIRQINKLGSISGILGMLPGMGKVKEALGDKDLDTSILRKHQAIISSMTKAERRTPAIIKASRKKRIAAGSGTTVQDVNKLLKQFEMMSTMMKRFNKLGVKGLMRQGMSALMPKGMGGGSPGGPGGSPFR; translated from the coding sequence TTGTTCGAAGCTCTTTCAGGCAGACTATCGGGGGTTTTTGACGGGCTGGCCAAACGTGGCGCGCTGTCCGAAGCCGATGTCATGGAGGCCATGCGCGAAGTGCGTCTGGCCATGCTGGACGCCGACGTTGCGCTGCCTGTGGTCAAGGACTTCGTCAACAAGGTGCGCGAAGGCGCTGTCGGGCATGAGGTGCTGGAAAGCATCTCCCCCGGTCAGGCCGTTGCCAAGATTGTTAACGATGCGCTGATCGATGCGCTGGGTGGTGCAGGGGCTGTGCCCCTCAACCTCAGCGCTACGCCTCCTGTGCCTGTCCTGATGGTCGGTTTGCAGGGGTCGGGCAAGACCACCACATCGGGCAAGCTGGCGCTGCGGCTGAGAACGCGTGAGCGTAAGAAAGTGCTTCTGGCATCGCTCGATACGCAGCGCCCTGCCGCGCAGTTGCAGCTTGCCCAGTTGGCGGAGCAGGCGGGTGTTGTCTCCCTGCCCATCGTGGCCGGGCAGACCCCGGTGGAAATCGCCCACCGTGCGCTCGATACCGGGCGGCGCGAAGGGTATGATGTTGTTATCCTCGACACCGCAGGTCGTCTGTCCATAGACGAAGCGCTGATGGAGGAAGTGCGTCAGATCCGTGACGCAACAAACCCGGCGGAAACCCTGCTGGTCGTGGATGCCATGACCGGGCAGGACGCGGTCAATACCGCCAAGTCCTTTAACGAGGCTGTGGGTGTGACCGGCGTGGTGATGAGCCGTATGGATGGTGATGCGCGCGGTGGCGCGGCCCTGTCCATGAAGGCCATTACCGGCGCGCCGATCAAGCTGACGGGCTCGGGCGAAAAGCTTGACGCGCTGGAGGAATTCCACCCCGAGCGCGTGGCTGGCCGTATCCTTGGTCTGGGTGATATCGCCGGGCTGGTTGAAAAGGCCGCCGATACCCTCGACCACGAGGAAGGCGAGCGTCTGGCCAACCGCATGATGGCTGGCAAGTTCGATCTGGACGACTATGCGTCCCAGATCCGCCAGATCAACAAGCTGGGGTCCATTTCCGGCATTCTCGGCATGCTGCCGGGAATGGGTAAGGTCAAGGAAGCTCTGGGGGACAAGGACCTTGATACGTCCATCCTCCGCAAGCATCAGGCCATTATCTCGTCCATGACCAAGGCGGAGCGTCGCACGCCCGCCATTATCAAGGCGTCCCGCAAGAAGCGGATTGCCGCCGGGTCTGGCACCACGGTTCAGGATGTCAACAAGCTGCTCAAGCAGTTTGAAATGATGTCCACAATGATGAAGCGCTTTAACAAGCTTGGCGTCAAAGGTCTTATGCGCCAGGGGATGTCCGCGCTCATGCCCAAGGGAATGGGCGGAGGTTCGCCGGGTGGGCCCGGTGGGTCTCCCTTCCGCTAA
- the rpsP gene encoding 30S ribosomal protein S16, with translation MSLKIRLARAGAKKRPYYHIVVADSRSPRDGRFIEKVGAYNPMLPSEHADRVRLVGERITHWLSQGAQPTDRVARFLGNAGLAEKPAFREQPKKSAPKKRAQERAAAAAKAAEAAA, from the coding sequence ATGAGTCTTAAAATTCGTCTTGCCCGCGCAGGTGCCAAAAAGCGTCCTTACTACCACATCGTGGTGGCCGACAGCCGCAGCCCGCGTGACGGCCGTTTCATCGAAAAGGTTGGCGCATACAACCCGATGCTGCCGTCCGAACACGCTGACCGCGTGCGTCTGGTTGGTGAGCGCATCACCCACTGGCTGTCCCAGGGCGCACAGCCGACCGACCGCGTGGCTCGCTTCCTTGGCAATGCTGGCCTGGCCGAAAAGCCTGCCTTCCGTGAGCAGCCCAAGAAGTCCGCGCCCAAGAAGCGCGCTCAGGAACGTGCAGCCGCTGCCGCCAAGGCCGCGGAAGCCGCAGCCTGA
- the rimM gene encoding ribosome maturation factor RimM (Essential for efficient processing of 16S rRNA) translates to MSPDLVLIGVVGKPHGVRGLVRVHAYAQDPMSLEMYETLLDDQGRQWSLRWRGADGVAELSDAKGRPLADRTQAQEVVNTRLYVPRSALPEPEEEEFYHADLIGMEAFENSLSLGRVAMVHDYGGGASLELAGGVLVPFTKACVPRIDLEARTLQVCRPDEISGEEGQGVGRKREPAAP, encoded by the coding sequence ATGAGCCCTGATCTCGTCCTGATCGGTGTTGTGGGTAAACCGCATGGTGTGCGCGGCCTTGTGCGCGTGCATGCCTATGCGCAGGACCCCATGTCGCTTGAGATGTATGAGACCTTGCTGGACGACCAGGGCCGCCAGTGGTCCCTGCGGTGGCGTGGGGCAGATGGTGTGGCGGAACTGAGCGACGCCAAGGGCAGGCCGCTGGCAGACAGAACGCAGGCGCAGGAGGTGGTCAATACCCGCCTCTACGTGCCCCGTTCCGCCCTGCCGGAGCCTGAGGAAGAAGAATTCTACCACGCTGATCTGATCGGCATGGAAGCGTTTGAAAACTCCCTGTCGCTCGGGCGTGTTGCCATGGTCCATGACTATGGCGGTGGTGCCAGCCTTGAACTTGCCGGTGGCGTGCTTGTGCCTTTTACCAAGGCCTGTGTGCCACGCATCGACCTGGAAGCCCGCACCCTGCAAGTCTGCCGCCCGGATGAAATTTCGGGCGAGGAAGGGCAGGGCGTTGGCCGCAAGCGGGAGCCCGCCGCGCCATGA
- a CDS encoding RluA family pseudouridine synthase: MSVVNLTVTEDEAGIRLDRYFRRHYPHLTQGALQKLCRTGQIRVDGRRVDASTRLEPGQSVRVPPIPMAAKPSRDVPRPLDERLVREIRGMVLYQDAHLIVLNKPAGLAVQGGPGITKHVDMMLDGLREGDDPRPRLVHRIDRDTSGILLLARTPGVAARLAASFRGRDIKKIYWAVVVGRPDPQAGEIDQPLVRLGAGPGALTVAADRKDRDAQSARSVYEVLDSAARKFSWLELSPLTGRTHQLRVHCESLGTPILGDPKYGGPLAHPSGMTDQLHLHARMLDMPHPAGGRLSVSAELPAHMKGTFRDLGFTAGATPAPVRRGG; this comes from the coding sequence ATGAGTGTTGTCAATCTTACCGTAACGGAAGACGAGGCCGGTATCCGCCTTGACCGTTATTTCCGCCGCCATTACCCGCACCTGACACAGGGGGCGTTGCAGAAACTGTGCCGCACAGGGCAGATCCGGGTGGATGGCCGCCGGGTGGATGCCTCGACCCGGCTGGAGCCAGGGCAGAGTGTGCGCGTGCCACCCATCCCCATGGCCGCCAAGCCCAGCCGCGATGTTCCGCGCCCGCTGGACGAACGCCTTGTGCGGGAAATCCGGGGCATGGTGCTCTATCAGGACGCGCATCTGATCGTGCTGAACAAGCCTGCGGGGCTTGCAGTGCAGGGTGGGCCGGGCATTACTAAGCATGTTGATATGATGCTGGATGGCCTGCGCGAGGGGGACGATCCGCGCCCCCGGCTTGTACATCGTATTGACCGGGACACATCGGGGATTCTCCTGCTGGCTAGAACACCGGGGGTGGCGGCGCGGCTTGCAGCGTCCTTCCGGGGGCGGGATATTAAAAAAATTTACTGGGCTGTGGTGGTCGGCAGGCCTGACCCGCAGGCCGGGGAAATTGACCAGCCACTGGTCCGCCTTGGGGCTGGGCCGGGGGCCCTGACCGTTGCAGCCGACCGCAAGGACCGAGATGCCCAGTCGGCCCGCTCGGTTTACGAGGTGCTGGATTCGGCAGCGCGTAAATTCTCATGGCTGGAACTGTCCCCTCTGACGGGGCGTACCCACCAGTTGCGTGTGCATTGCGAGTCTTTGGGGACCCCGATTCTGGGTGACCCCAAATACGGCGGCCCGCTTGCTCATCCTTCGGGCATGACTGACCAGTTGCACCTGCATGCCCGCATGCTGGACATGCCGCATCCGGCAGGGGGGCGGCTGTCTGTCAGTGCGGAACTGCCCGCGCATATGAAAGGCACCTTCCGCGATCTGGGCTTTACGGCGGGCGCAACGCCAGCCCCCGTACGCCGGGGCGGATAA